The Plutella xylostella chromosome 9, ilPluXylo3.1, whole genome shotgun sequence genome has a segment encoding these proteins:
- the LOC105384912 gene encoding zinc finger protein Noc: protein MVVLEDGVMMANPNQYLQPDYLSPLPSSLDSKKSPLALLAQTCSQIGADSSPAKPLLPPLDKKKTVNSVNSDVVSRSSPNNGMTKDKPRTTPEIKHLAFKPYETNVVTKKPEDARPSSKASTDSSDEKKSGKSTPGRKSTPPNTAETGKNSPSNDHKSSASSSGTSPIIRSGLEVLGHGKDHLGAFKNIPGLPGFNPLSGLCYPPGMEQHANPAFRPPYAGAPFSAHHAAMLAAAAAFPGASPNPYLGYARVKTPAGGETMIPVCKDPYCTGCQFSVNNHHLLMNNGSCPAGCTQCDHQKYNLAMAMALSQQGAGGMPYAQLSRPYVCNWIVGESYCGKRFGNSEELLQHLRSHTTDGSTPSSVSSSQPSMMNPLSPLFTTAGLRGAYPTAPLSPLSASRYHPYSKSGLPAGLGASPYGAFNPALGPFYSPYAMYGQRLGAAAVHQ, encoded by the exons ATGGTGGTTCTTGAAGACGGAGTAATGATGGCGAATCCTAACCAATACTTGCAGCCTGATTATTTGTCACCGCTTCCATCCTCt TTGGATTCGAAGAAAAGTCCGCTTGCgcttttggcacaaacttgcAGCCAAATTGGGGCAGACTCCTCTCCGGCTAAGCCTCTGCTGCCACCGCTGGACAAGAAGAAAACAGTGAACAGTGTGAACAGTGATGTAGTTAGCCGTAGTTCTCCAAATAACGGGATGACTAAAGACAAACCACGTACCACTCCGGAAATTAAACATCTCGCATTCAAACCGTACGAAACAAATGTAGTGACTAAGAAACCAGAAGACGCCAGGCCATCCTCCAAAGCGAGCACTGACAGCTCCGATGAAAAGAAATCAGGAAAAAGCACACCCGGCCGAAAATCTACACCCCCGAACACGGCAGAAACTGGAAAGAACAGCCCTTCAAATGATCACAAATCCTCAGCTAGTTCTTCCGGTACAAGTCCGATTATTAGATCCGGTTTGGAAGTGCTTGGCCATGGAAAAGATCATCTTGGTGCCTTCAAAAACATTCCTGGATTGCCCGGATTTAACCCACTGAGTGGACTTTGCTACCCTCCCGGTATGGAACAACATGCCAATCCCGCATTCAGACCACCCTATGCAGGGGCTCCATTCAGTGCGCATCACGCTGCCATGTtagctgctgctgctgcctTCCCGGGGGCCTCTCCAAACCCTTACCTCGGATACGCACGAGTTAAAACACCTGCTGGTGGAGAAACTATGATTCCCGTATGCAAGGATCCCTACTGCACAGGGTGTCAATTCTCCGTTAATAACCACCACCTGCTAATGAACAATGGATCGTGCCCTGCTGGATGCACTCAGTGTGACCACCAAAAGTACAACCTGGCGATGGCAATGGCCCTCTCACAACAAGGCGCCGGCGGCATGCCGTACGCTCAGCTTAGTCGCCCTTATGTTTGCAATTGGATTGTTGGTGAATCTTACTGTGGAAAGCGATTCGGAAATTCTGAGGAGCTTTTGCAACACCTCAGAAGTCACACAACTGATGGATCTACTCCGTCATCGGTGTCTTCGTCCCAGCCTTCAATGATGAACCCGCTGAGTCCTCTGTTCACGACGGCTGGCCTGCGCGGTGCGTACCCGACGGCGCCGCTCAGCCCGCTCTCGGCGAGTCGCTACCATCCATACTCCAAGTCCGGCCTCCCTGCGGGTCTCGGTGCATCCCCCTACGGTGCATTCAACCCTGCTCTGGGACCGTTCTACTCTCCATACGCGATGTATGGCCAAAGACTCGGCGCCGCCGCTGTCCACCAGTAA